From the genome of Rhodospirillales bacterium:
TAATGCACCCGCAGCCGTTCCGGCAATTCCCGGATCGCCCGGTCGATAAGCGCATCGTCCTTGGCCGGCGTCAGGCGCGCCGCCAGCAGTTCGCGCGTCGCCGCGACGGCGAGGTCGACGGCGCGCGCGCGCACCACCGCCATCGCCTGTTCCTCGGCGCGGCGGATGCGCTCCAGCGCCGATTTTTCGCGCCGCTTGAGGGCGGCTTCGAGCTTGGCCTTGCCCTCGGCGGTCATGCGGTTCGCTTCCTCGCGCGCGTGGCGGACGATGGATTCGGCCTCGATCGACACCTCGCGCTGCTTCCGCTGATATTGGGCGAGCAGTTCCTGCGCCTCGACGCGCAGTTTCTCCGCCTCGTCCATCTCGGCCTTGA
Proteins encoded in this window:
- a CDS encoding F0F1 ATP synthase subunit B; this translates as MAFLTDPTFWVAISLLIFVALVWRPIAKAVPKALDDRAAKIKAEMDEAEKLRVEAQELLAQYQRKQREVSIEAESIVRHAREEANRMTAEGKAKLEAALKRREKSALERIRRAEEQAMAVVRARAVDLAVAATRELLAARLTPAKDDALIDRAIRELPERLRVH